The following are from one region of the Clostridia bacterium genome:
- a CDS encoding heavy-metal-associated domain-containing protein yields the protein MESLVLTVKGMSCNHCKMAVERALQKLPGVSQAEANVSAGTVAVTFDEGKVSLAEVKQAITDEGYEVL from the coding sequence ATGGAAAGCTTGGTACTGACGGTGAAAGGCATGAGCTGTAACCACTGCAAGATGGCGGTGGAGCGAGCCTTGCAGAAGCTGCCCGGGGTAAGTCAAGCGGAAGCCAACGTGAGCGCCGGAACGGTAGCGGTGACTTTTGACGAAGGCAAAGTATCCCTGGCGGAAGTCAAACAAGCCATCACTGACGAAGGGTACGAAGTACTTTAA
- the trxB gene encoding thioredoxin-disulfide reductase — protein MVYDQLIIGGGPAGLTAGLYAARAGRRVALIEKAMPGGQAFLTSEIENYPGFPEGIGGPELMMAFQQQATRFGLEIINAEIVSVDLAGDIKTLTAADGKEYRARTVIIATGAQPKKLGVPGEEEFRGRGVSYCATCDGAFFRGKKVAVVGGGDSAVEEAIFLTRFASEVVLIHRREELRAINVLQERARSNEKIRFRLNHVVEAILGDQKVERLRLKHVVTGEVTEEDFDGVFVFVGTQPNTKFVEGVLALDEQGRIITNETMGTSVKGVFAAGDVRNTPLRQVATAVGDGAIAAYSAEHYLAGML, from the coding sequence ATGGTTTATGATCAATTGATTATCGGCGGGGGACCTGCCGGCTTGACGGCGGGCCTGTATGCAGCCCGGGCCGGGCGCCGGGTGGCCCTCATTGAGAAAGCCATGCCGGGTGGTCAGGCTTTTTTGACCAGTGAAATTGAAAACTATCCCGGCTTTCCCGAGGGTATCGGCGGGCCCGAGCTGATGATGGCCTTTCAGCAGCAGGCTACCCGGTTTGGGTTGGAGATCATTAACGCCGAAATTGTCTCCGTGGACCTGGCAGGAGATATCAAGACTTTGACGGCGGCCGACGGTAAAGAATACCGGGCCCGAACCGTCATTATCGCTACCGGCGCTCAGCCCAAGAAACTGGGCGTGCCGGGGGAAGAGGAATTCCGCGGCCGTGGTGTTTCCTACTGCGCCACCTGCGACGGTGCCTTCTTTAGGGGCAAGAAGGTGGCGGTGGTGGGCGGCGGGGATTCCGCCGTGGAGGAAGCTATTTTCCTCACCCGCTTTGCCAGTGAAGTGGTGCTCATTCATCGCCGGGAGGAGCTGCGGGCCATTAATGTGCTGCAGGAAAGAGCCCGTAGCAACGAAAAAATCCGGTTCCGGCTTAATCATGTGGTGGAAGCTATTTTAGGGGACCAGAAAGTGGAAAGACTGCGCTTGAAGCACGTGGTAACGGGCGAAGTGACGGAAGAAGATTTCGACGGTGTCTTTGTTTTTGTCGGCACCCAGCCCAACACCAAGTTTGTGGAGGGAGTGCTGGCCCTTGATGAGCAGGGGAGGATCATTACCAACGAGACCATGGGCACTTCCGTCAAAGGTGTCTTTGCGGCGGGAGATGTGCGCAACACGCCCCTGCGCCAGGTAGCCACGGCGGTAGGGGACGGGGCCATTGCCGCTTACAGTGCAGAGCATTACTTGGCAGGCATGCTGTAA